One genomic segment of Clostridiisalibacter paucivorans DSM 22131 includes these proteins:
- a CDS encoding peptide ABC transporter substrate-binding protein codes for MYKKSLILLLVLVLVVGAFAGCSSDSTNEPAEEQQNGEDQGDVSEGGEKVIRWNLNSDPKTIDPQLNSAADGGHIVNNIFEGLMREVNGKLEPAMAETYDVSDDGLKYTFHLRDAKWSDGKPVTAQDFEYAWKRALNPEVASEYAFQLFYVKGGQDYFENNGKIEDVAVKAVDEKTLEVELTGPTPYFLDLTTFYTLMPVRKDMVEQDPEGWAKDPELAVTNGPFKLEEYSTGDKIVLTKNEHYWQADKVKVDKIIASMIVEASTALTAYQNDELDAMDEFPVQEIPRLVVEDPTFEIRPLVGTYYYIFNVTKEPTDDLRVRKALTYAIDRKAIVDTVTKGGETPATGYVPPSLTDSQGRNFREVNGDFNIEAKPKLEEAKALLAEAGYPEGEGFPKITLIYNTNEKHKAVAEAIQEMWRKNLGIEVELTNQEWAVFQDTRHEGNFEIARAGWLGDYADPMTFLDMWTSYSGNNDAQWRTTDTFDCPANDRFTEVIEQSKVVSGEERDNLLYEAEKLMMDDLIVMPIYYYTDPTAVKERVQGWEKTKLGHWWFGFADIVE; via the coding sequence ATGTATAAAAAAAGCTTGATTTTGCTTCTTGTGCTAGTATTAGTAGTCGGTGCATTTGCAGGCTGCTCGTCAGACTCTACAAATGAGCCAGCAGAAGAACAGCAAAATGGCGAAGACCAAGGTGATGTGTCAGAAGGTGGAGAGAAGGTTATAAGATGGAATCTGAACTCAGATCCTAAGACTATTGACCCACAGCTTAATAGTGCTGCTGATGGTGGTCACATAGTTAACAATATTTTTGAGGGATTAATGAGAGAGGTAAATGGTAAACTTGAGCCTGCTATGGCAGAGACTTATGATGTATCTGATGATGGGCTTAAATACACTTTCCATTTGAGAGATGCAAAATGGTCTGATGGAAAACCTGTAACAGCTCAAGACTTTGAATATGCATGGAAGAGAGCATTAAACCCTGAAGTTGCTTCTGAATATGCATTCCAACTTTTCTATGTTAAAGGTGGTCAAGACTACTTTGAAAACAATGGAAAAATTGAAGATGTAGCAGTTAAGGCTGTTGATGAAAAGACATTAGAGGTTGAATTGACAGGACCTACTCCATATTTCTTAGATTTAACAACATTCTATACTCTTATGCCTGTAAGGAAAGATATGGTAGAACAAGATCCAGAGGGATGGGCTAAGGATCCTGAATTGGCCGTTACTAATGGACCATTTAAATTAGAAGAGTATTCAACAGGAGATAAAATAGTACTTACTAAAAATGAGCATTATTGGCAAGCAGATAAGGTTAAAGTTGATAAGATTATAGCAAGTATGATAGTAGAGGCATCTACTGCTCTTACTGCATATCAAAATGATGAATTAGATGCAATGGATGAATTTCCAGTACAAGAGATACCAAGATTAGTAGTAGAAGATCCAACATTTGAAATTAGACCTCTTGTAGGTACTTATTACTATATATTCAATGTAACTAAAGAGCCTACTGATGATTTAAGAGTAAGAAAGGCGTTGACTTATGCAATAGATAGAAAAGCTATAGTTGACACTGTTACTAAGGGTGGAGAGACACCAGCTACTGGTTATGTGCCACCAAGTTTAACAGATTCTCAAGGCAGAAATTTCAGAGAAGTTAATGGAGACTTTAATATAGAAGCTAAACCTAAATTGGAAGAAGCTAAAGCATTATTAGCTGAAGCAGGATATCCAGAAGGCGAAGGATTCCCTAAAATAACTTTAATTTATAATACAAACGAAAAACATAAGGCAGTAGCAGAGGCTATTCAAGAGATGTGGAGAAAGAACCTTGGTATAGAAGTAGAACTTACTAACCAAGAGTGGGCAGTATTCCAAGATACAAGACATGAAGGTAACTTTGAAATAGCCAGAGCAGGTTGGTTAGGGGACTATGCTGACCCAATGACATTCCTAGATATGTGGACATCATATTCAGGAAACAACGATGCTCAGTGGAGAACTACAGACACATTTGATTGCCCTGCTAATGATAGGTTTACAGAAGTAATAGAGCAATCTAAGGTTGTTAGTGGAGAAGAAAGAGATAACTTATTATATGAAGCAGAGAAGTTGATGATGGATGACTTGATAGTAATGCCTATTTACTATTACACAGATCCAACAGCTGTTAAAGAACGTGTACAAG